In one window of Streptosporangiales bacterium DNA:
- a CDS encoding DUF202 domain-containing protein, producing MATDPGHRLTDRGAQLERTSLAWSRTAFSMAACGALLVRQGLVDEAAALVVLGCLALAASAAVWLLAASRYTRRRTQPTRHLLVGHRYAVHAITALTVAISCLAAVGAVLAMPFT from the coding sequence ATGGCCACCGATCCCGGGCACCGGCTCACCGACCGCGGCGCGCAGCTGGAGCGCACCAGCCTGGCGTGGAGCCGTACCGCGTTCTCGATGGCCGCTTGCGGCGCCCTCCTCGTGCGGCAAGGGCTGGTCGACGAGGCCGCGGCGCTCGTCGTGCTCGGCTGTCTCGCGCTCGCCGCCAGCGCAGCCGTCTGGCTGCTCGCCGCGTCCCGCTATACGAGGCGGCGGACGCAGCCGACCAGGCACCTGTTGGTCGGCCACCGCTACGCCGTGCACGCGATCACCGCGCTGACCGTCGCGATCTCCTGCCTCGCGGCCGTGGGCGCCGTGCTGGCGATGCCGTTCACCTGA
- a CDS encoding FAD-binding protein has translation MQARYVATPESTEEVAAIMQAATERGMKVVPRGTATKLEWGRPPEHVDLLLDTSRLVGVVEHNAGDLVARVRAGTPLSRLAATLFPRRQRLALATRLAVQDGYLGGTVGGTIAANPSGPLRHAYGTVRDLLIGITVVLADGTVARAGGNVVKNVAGYDLGKLFVGSLGTLGVITEAVFRLHPVPEAAKLVTVGVDQGEIAGWFSSALRRAQVVPSAVEIDCSSDVHSLTVGVLVEGTAVGVEQRTRAVARVLGVDAEVTDIEGPSQLPSWWLQPAADSAGTSLRVAVPASMTGSVIDAVRAIAARTGLHVTCRGALGVGVFHAGISGEYDAEPVVAAIEELRSVTAKHDGSVFVESAPRDIHLGLAKRGTDAFGPIPALGLMERVKKEFDPGRVLAPGRFAGGI, from the coding sequence GTGCAGGCGCGCTACGTCGCCACGCCGGAGAGCACCGAAGAGGTCGCCGCGATCATGCAGGCGGCGACCGAGCGCGGCATGAAGGTGGTGCCACGGGGCACCGCCACCAAGCTCGAGTGGGGCCGGCCGCCGGAGCACGTCGACCTGTTGCTGGACACCAGCAGGTTGGTCGGCGTGGTCGAGCACAACGCCGGTGACCTGGTCGCGCGGGTCCGGGCAGGCACGCCGCTGAGCCGGCTGGCCGCCACGCTGTTCCCGCGCCGGCAGCGGCTCGCGCTCGCCACCCGCCTCGCCGTGCAGGACGGGTACCTGGGCGGCACCGTGGGCGGGACGATCGCCGCGAACCCGTCCGGGCCGCTGCGCCACGCGTACGGCACCGTACGCGACCTGCTGATCGGCATCACCGTGGTGCTCGCCGACGGCACTGTCGCGCGTGCCGGCGGCAACGTGGTGAAGAACGTCGCCGGGTACGACCTCGGCAAGCTGTTCGTCGGCTCGCTCGGCACGCTCGGGGTGATCACCGAGGCGGTGTTCCGCCTGCACCCGGTGCCCGAGGCCGCCAAGCTGGTGACGGTAGGGGTCGACCAGGGCGAGATCGCCGGCTGGTTCTCCAGCGCGTTGCGGCGCGCGCAGGTCGTGCCGTCCGCCGTCGAGATCGACTGCAGCTCCGACGTGCACTCGCTGACCGTCGGCGTGCTCGTCGAAGGCACCGCCGTCGGCGTGGAACAGCGGACGCGGGCGGTCGCTCGGGTGCTCGGCGTGGACGCGGAGGTCACCGACATCGAGGGACCGTCGCAGCTGCCGTCGTGGTGGCTGCAGCCGGCCGCGGACTCCGCTGGCACCTCGCTGCGGGTCGCCGTACCGGCGTCGATGACCGGCTCGGTGATCGACGCGGTGCGGGCCATCGCGGCGCGCACCGGTCTGCACGTCACCTGCCGCGGCGCGCTCGGCGTCGGGGTCTTCCACGCCGGCATCTCCGGCGAGTACGACGCCGAGCCCGTGGTCGCCGCGATCGAGGAGCTGCGGTCGGTCACCGCAAAGCACGACGGCTCGGTCTTCGTGGAGAGCGCGCCACGCGACATCCACCTCGGCTTGGCCAAGCGCGGTACGGACGCGTTCGGCCCCATCCCGGCCCTCGGCCTGATGGAGCGGGTCAAGAAGGAGTTCGACCCGGGGCGGGTACTCGCGCCCGGCCGGTTCGCCGGAGGGATATGA
- a CDS encoding MgtC/SapB family protein — protein MTWANPAWQVGGQGWWQLLNLLVAAVLCLTIGLERELRYRDAGLRTQTLVGLGSALFTLLSKYGFGDVLGDDIMLDPSRVAAQIVSGVGFIGAGLIFVRRNAVRGLTTAAVVWLSAAVGAAAGAGLPLLAAAVTAGHFLVVYGVSPVARKLPQSSYAVRDVRIDYDIGEGTLRRVLTLCTGRSFVVEEVQSVQQEHEAGGRGPRGVSVLLRLRGKGDLAELAADIGEVPGVASVITGGGADGD, from the coding sequence ATGACATGGGCGAACCCGGCATGGCAGGTGGGCGGTCAGGGTTGGTGGCAGCTGCTCAACCTGCTCGTCGCCGCCGTACTCTGCTTGACCATCGGACTGGAACGCGAGCTGCGCTACCGGGACGCGGGTCTGCGTACGCAGACCCTCGTCGGGCTCGGCTCGGCGCTGTTCACGCTGCTGTCCAAGTACGGCTTCGGTGACGTACTCGGCGACGACATCATGCTGGACCCGTCGCGGGTCGCGGCGCAGATCGTCTCCGGGGTCGGGTTCATCGGCGCCGGCCTGATCTTCGTCCGCAGGAACGCCGTACGCGGCCTCACCACGGCCGCGGTCGTCTGGCTGTCGGCCGCCGTCGGCGCGGCCGCGGGCGCCGGCCTCCCGCTGCTTGCGGCCGCGGTCACCGCGGGCCACTTCCTCGTCGTGTACGGCGTATCCCCGGTGGCCAGGAAGCTGCCGCAGAGCAGCTACGCGGTGCGCGACGTGCGGATCGACTACGACATCGGCGAGGGCACACTGCGCCGGGTACTCACCCTCTGTACGGGGCGCAGCTTCGTCGTCGAGGAAGTGCAGAGCGTGCAGCAGGAGCACGAGGCAGGCGGGCGCGGACCGCGCGGCGTGTCGGTGCTCCTGCGCCTCCGCGGCAAGGGCGACCTGGCCGAGCTGGCGGCCGACATCGGCGAGGTGCCCGGCGTCGCGAGCGTCATCACCGGCGGCGGCGCGGACGGCGACTGA
- a CDS encoding SigE family RNA polymerase sigma factor has protein sequence MPHLLRFAHVLTGDPHAAADLVQDALERTMLAWPRVSRRGDPEGYVRRTMVNRNISIWRKLRRERLVDELPEQSEPPAGRDLALWEQLGKLPPKQRAVLVLRYYEDLTEQQTADIIGCSVGTVKSQAAKAIANLRKHVDGFADSEATRRLDGAG, from the coding sequence ATGCCGCATCTGCTGCGCTTCGCCCACGTACTGACCGGCGATCCGCATGCCGCGGCCGACCTGGTGCAGGACGCACTGGAACGCACGATGCTCGCCTGGCCCCGAGTCTCGCGGCGCGGTGACCCGGAGGGATACGTACGGCGGACGATGGTCAACAGGAACATCAGCATCTGGCGCAAGCTGCGCAGGGAACGGCTCGTCGACGAGCTGCCCGAGCAGTCCGAGCCGCCTGCCGGCCGTGACCTCGCCCTCTGGGAGCAGCTCGGCAAGCTGCCGCCGAAACAGCGCGCCGTACTCGTCCTCCGCTACTACGAAGACCTCACCGAGCAGCAGACCGCCGACATCATCGGGTGCTCGGTCGGCACGGTGAAGAGCCAGGCGGCCAAGGCGATCGCCAACCTCCGCAAGCACGTCGACGGGTTCGCCGACAGCGAGGCCACCCGGCGCCTCGACGGGGCGGGGTGA
- a CDS encoding 4Fe-4S dicluster domain-containing protein, which produces MGMTAFDEQKPPSAQLVADCVHCGFCLPTCPTYELWGHESDSPRGRIDLVNAGLSGAEMTDSMVTHMDRCLGCMACVTACPSGVQYDKIVTATRAQIERNHKRPLFQRMLRGLIFATFPHPGRLRVMRNMLRAYRGLRLDRLIRKVRLHSKLPSSVRAMEAIAPPLSGYEGVPARTPAVGTRRAVVGVLTGCVQDVFFSSVNAATVRVLAAEGCDVIVPPRQGCCGALSLHNGRSPEAERYAKAVIDMFTAENVDAVVVNAAGCGSAMKEYVDLLEDDVEYAEKVAAFHAKVYDLSEYLIQLGTVAPRHELPLRVAYHDACHLAHAQGIRAQPRRLLQGVPGVTVAEIPDAALCCGSAGVYNLLEPEAAAELGERKATAVASVRPDILVTANPGCMMQIATSLRERGTPLPMLHTAQFLDAAISGTPAAELTEHGSSAG; this is translated from the coding sequence CTGGGCATGACGGCGTTCGACGAGCAGAAGCCGCCGTCCGCGCAGCTCGTCGCGGACTGTGTGCACTGCGGCTTCTGCCTGCCCACCTGCCCGACGTACGAGTTGTGGGGGCACGAGTCCGACTCCCCCCGCGGCCGTATCGACCTGGTGAACGCGGGGCTCTCCGGCGCCGAGATGACCGACTCCATGGTGACGCACATGGACCGCTGCCTCGGCTGCATGGCGTGCGTCACCGCCTGCCCGTCCGGGGTGCAGTACGACAAGATCGTCACGGCGACGCGTGCGCAGATCGAGCGCAACCACAAGCGGCCGCTGTTCCAGCGGATGTTGCGTGGGCTGATCTTCGCGACCTTCCCGCACCCCGGCCGACTCCGGGTGATGCGCAACATGCTGCGCGCGTACCGGGGGCTGCGCCTGGACCGGCTGATCAGGAAGGTCCGGCTGCACAGCAAGCTGCCCAGCTCCGTGCGTGCGATGGAGGCGATCGCGCCGCCGCTGTCCGGCTACGAGGGGGTGCCGGCAAGGACACCTGCAGTCGGCACCCGCAGAGCGGTCGTCGGCGTGCTCACCGGGTGCGTGCAGGACGTGTTCTTCTCCTCCGTGAACGCCGCGACGGTCCGCGTGCTCGCCGCCGAGGGCTGCGACGTCATCGTCCCGCCGCGGCAGGGCTGTTGCGGCGCGCTTTCGCTGCACAACGGCCGCTCACCCGAGGCGGAGCGCTACGCCAAGGCGGTGATCGACATGTTCACCGCGGAGAACGTCGATGCGGTGGTCGTGAACGCCGCCGGCTGTGGCTCGGCGATGAAGGAGTACGTCGATCTCCTCGAGGACGACGTCGAGTACGCCGAGAAGGTCGCCGCGTTCCACGCCAAGGTGTACGACCTCAGCGAGTACCTGATCCAGCTCGGCACCGTCGCGCCGCGGCACGAGCTGCCGCTGCGGGTGGCGTACCACGACGCCTGCCACCTGGCCCATGCGCAGGGCATCCGGGCGCAGCCGCGCCGGCTGCTGCAGGGGGTGCCAGGGGTCACCGTCGCGGAGATCCCGGACGCGGCGCTGTGCTGCGGCTCGGCGGGCGTCTACAACCTGCTCGAGCCGGAGGCGGCCGCGGAGCTGGGGGAGCGCAAGGCCACCGCCGTCGCGAGCGTGCGCCCGGACATCCTGGTGACCGCGAACCCGGGGTGCATGATGCAGATCGCCACCAGCCTGCGCGAGCGCGGCACCCCGCTGCCGATGCTGCACACCGCGCAGTTCCTCGACGCCGCGATCAGCGGCACTCCCGCGGCGGAGCTCACCGAGCACGGCTCGTCGGCCGGCTGA
- a CDS encoding DUF202 domain-containing protein has translation MGDAAQHDQQGTGAEFPDYRFTLANERTFLAYVRTALAMDAAGLAVAQFIRHPSVAALSLGLSVVLTLLGLAVAVLGYLRWRGSERSVHRGEPLPPLRIPLVVAVGLVIVGLATLLIIVAGR, from the coding sequence ATGGGCGACGCCGCACAGCACGACCAGCAAGGTACCGGAGCAGAGTTTCCCGACTACCGCTTCACCCTTGCGAACGAGCGCACCTTCCTCGCCTACGTACGGACGGCGCTGGCGATGGACGCCGCCGGGCTGGCGGTGGCGCAGTTCATCCGGCACCCAAGCGTCGCGGCGCTGAGCCTCGGCCTCTCGGTGGTGCTGACGCTGCTCGGCCTTGCGGTGGCCGTCCTCGGCTACCTGCGCTGGCGCGGGTCGGAGCGGTCGGTACACCGCGGCGAGCCGCTGCCGCCGCTGCGGATACCGCTGGTCGTGGCCGTCGGGCTGGTGATCGTCGGGCTGGCCACCCTGCTGATCATCGTCGCGGGCCGCTGA
- a CDS encoding FAD-binding protein, with product MRCRAATSRPPAWADRVISPRRSDYRSGYVGYHLLCRQPSLPWVHRPIELRPRKREDRYVRAERALSGPLAAVCADIRARIGAVKVIDDPTELGTYACDGLAHYRVQPGLAVLAENAADVQAAVQACVAAEVPFVARGSGTGLSGGALPRADGVLIVMAKMRAIKGMYPDDTCAVVEPGVINLAVTKEATPHGLHYAPDPSSQQICSIGGNVAENSGGAHCLKYGFTTNHVLGCEVVTPAGERVQIGGRAAEYPGYDLLGAFVGSEGTLGVATEVTVRLTPNPEVVRTLLAGFDSTDEAGAAVSAIIGSGVVPAAIEMMDALSIEAAEVAVGCGYPAGAGAVLLVEIDGPRAEVDHTFAEVQRHCTEAGAFEIRIAATDEERTLLWKGRKSAFAAVGRISPNYIIQDGVVPRTALPKVLHAMGELADKAGVRVANVFHAGDGNLHPLVLFDARNDGEAERAEKVSGAILDLCIDHGGSITGEHGVGVDKAKNMPRMFSADDLDTMQRLRCAFDPQGLANPGKVFPTPRMCGEVPRVHSADETAPEGAEVF from the coding sequence ATGCGCTGCAGGGCAGCTACCAGCCGACCGCCCGCGTGGGCGGATCGGGTAATTTCGCCCCGTAGGTCCGACTACCGCTCCGGGTACGTCGGGTACCACCTACTATGCCGCCAACCTTCGCTGCCGTGGGTCCACCGACCCATTGAACTGCGGCCGCGGAAGCGTGAGGATCGATACGTGAGAGCTGAACGAGCGCTGTCCGGTCCGCTGGCCGCTGTCTGCGCCGACATCAGGGCACGAATCGGCGCCGTCAAGGTCATCGACGACCCGACCGAGCTGGGCACCTACGCCTGTGACGGGCTCGCCCACTACCGGGTGCAGCCGGGCCTCGCCGTGCTCGCGGAGAACGCGGCCGACGTGCAGGCGGCGGTGCAGGCCTGCGTGGCCGCCGAGGTGCCGTTCGTCGCCCGCGGGTCAGGCACCGGCCTCTCCGGCGGTGCCCTGCCGCGCGCCGATGGGGTGCTGATCGTCATGGCGAAGATGCGCGCCATCAAGGGGATGTACCCGGACGACACCTGCGCCGTCGTAGAGCCAGGGGTCATCAACCTCGCGGTGACGAAGGAGGCGACCCCGCACGGGCTGCACTACGCGCCCGACCCGTCGAGCCAGCAGATCTGCTCGATCGGCGGGAACGTCGCGGAGAACTCCGGCGGTGCGCACTGCCTGAAGTACGGGTTCACCACGAACCACGTGCTCGGCTGTGAGGTCGTCACGCCGGCGGGCGAGCGGGTGCAGATCGGCGGGCGGGCGGCCGAGTACCCCGGCTACGACCTGCTCGGCGCGTTCGTCGGCTCGGAGGGCACGCTCGGTGTCGCCACCGAGGTGACCGTGCGGTTGACGCCGAACCCGGAGGTCGTACGTACGCTGCTGGCCGGCTTCGACAGTACCGACGAGGCGGGCGCGGCGGTGAGCGCCATCATCGGCTCCGGCGTGGTGCCGGCCGCCATCGAGATGATGGACGCGCTCTCCATCGAGGCCGCCGAGGTCGCCGTCGGCTGCGGCTACCCGGCCGGTGCGGGCGCCGTGCTGCTCGTCGAGATCGACGGGCCGCGGGCCGAGGTGGACCACACCTTCGCGGAGGTGCAGCGGCACTGCACGGAGGCAGGCGCGTTCGAGATCCGGATCGCGGCGACCGACGAGGAACGCACGCTGCTGTGGAAGGGCAGGAAGTCCGCGTTCGCCGCGGTCGGCAGGATCAGCCCGAACTACATCATCCAGGACGGCGTGGTGCCGCGTACGGCACTGCCCAAGGTGCTGCACGCCATGGGTGAGCTCGCCGACAAGGCCGGCGTGCGGGTGGCGAACGTCTTCCATGCCGGTGACGGCAACCTGCACCCGCTCGTCCTGTTCGACGCGAGGAACGACGGCGAGGCGGAGCGCGCGGAGAAGGTGTCCGGCGCGATCCTCGACCTCTGCATCGACCACGGTGGTTCCATCACCGGGGAGCACGGTGTCGGCGTGGACAAGGCGAAGAACATGCCGCGGATGTTCAGTGCGGACGACCTCGACACCATGCAGCGGCTGCGTTGTGCGTTCGATCCGCAGGGTCTCGCCAACCCGGGTAAGGTCTTCCCGACCCCGCGGATGTGTGGTGAGGTACCACGGGTGCACAGTGCCGACGAGACTGCGCCCGAGGGCGCGGAGGTGTTCTGA
- a CDS encoding GNAT family N-acetyltransferase, producing MYEQLTQIIADVEQGRFPAADAGVTVVGQPPPRDAAVLAFTAHSVVAADVEPEWVTRVLPDGDLSAPLCPPFLGALTVRLGRRVSNIDLVCLAEPLPAGAAAESGLELQELTGSSHPRVLRSRRHRDDVAVWGTAGGWVSVGRGLAGRYEVTVEVDENHRGLGLGRRLAAAGRALAGTERPVWAQITPGNAASVRAFLAAGYRPVGAEALLVPE from the coding sequence GTGTACGAGCAGCTGACGCAGATCATCGCCGACGTCGAACAGGGCCGGTTCCCCGCGGCCGACGCGGGCGTCACCGTGGTCGGGCAGCCGCCGCCGCGGGACGCGGCCGTGCTCGCCTTCACGGCGCACTCCGTGGTTGCCGCGGACGTGGAGCCGGAGTGGGTCACCCGCGTGCTGCCTGACGGCGACCTGTCCGCCCCGTTGTGCCCGCCGTTCCTCGGCGCGCTCACCGTGCGGCTGGGCCGGCGGGTGAGCAACATCGACCTGGTCTGCCTGGCCGAGCCGCTACCGGCCGGTGCGGCGGCGGAGAGCGGTCTGGAGCTGCAGGAGCTGACCGGAAGCAGCCACCCGCGGGTGCTGCGGTCGCGCCGCCACCGCGACGACGTCGCCGTCTGGGGCACCGCGGGCGGCTGGGTGAGCGTCGGCCGCGGCCTCGCCGGGCGCTACGAGGTCACCGTCGAGGTGGACGAGAACCACCGCGGCCTGGGCCTCGGCCGCCGCCTGGCCGCGGCCGGGCGGGCGCTGGCGGGCACGGAACGGCCGGTGTGGGCGCAGATCACACCTGGCAACGCCGCGTCGGTGCGCGCATTCCTGGCCGCGGGCTACCGACCGGTCGGCGCCGAGGCGTTGCTGGTGCCGGAATAG
- a CDS encoding SMP-30/gluconolactonase/LRE family protein, whose amino-acid sequence MHAEQATDPIAHHGEGPVWDPTTNRLLSVDMLDGDVLTLDPESGDTTCTHVHSVAACVRPRVSGGYVVAVERGFALLDLETKENTPLPELWVDRNVRMNEGGCDPQGRFYCGSMAYDKRPGKGTLWRLDPDGHTTAVLDSVTISNGLVWSLDGSVVYYIDTPTLRVDAFTFHPETGTFSDRRPVVTVPEGQGRPDGMTIDSEGGLWVAMFGGSCVRRYRPDGELDAEVDLPVTQVTACTFGGPDLDTLYITTSSYNLPRHHTQTAAGAIFAIKPGARGVPVSPFAG is encoded by the coding sequence TTGCATGCAGAGCAGGCGACCGACCCGATCGCGCACCACGGCGAAGGGCCGGTCTGGGATCCGACGACGAACCGGTTGCTGTCGGTGGACATGCTGGACGGTGACGTGTTGACGCTGGACCCGGAGTCCGGCGATACGACATGCACCCACGTGCACAGCGTGGCCGCCTGCGTGCGCCCCCGGGTCTCCGGCGGCTACGTGGTCGCGGTGGAACGCGGCTTCGCACTCCTCGACCTGGAGACCAAGGAGAACACGCCCCTGCCCGAGCTGTGGGTGGACAGGAACGTCCGGATGAACGAGGGCGGCTGCGACCCACAGGGCCGCTTCTACTGCGGGTCGATGGCCTACGACAAGCGGCCGGGCAAGGGCACCCTCTGGCGGCTCGACCCGGACGGGCACACCACAGCCGTGCTCGACTCCGTCACCATCTCCAACGGGCTGGTGTGGAGCCTCGACGGCTCGGTCGTCTACTACATCGACACCCCGACGCTGCGCGTGGACGCGTTCACGTTCCACCCGGAGACCGGCACGTTCAGCGACCGCCGCCCGGTGGTCACGGTGCCGGAAGGCCAGGGCCGGCCGGACGGGATGACGATCGACAGCGAAGGTGGGCTGTGGGTGGCGATGTTCGGCGGCAGCTGCGTACGCAGGTACCGGCCGGACGGCGAGCTCGACGCGGAGGTCGACCTGCCGGTCACGCAAGTGACCGCCTGTACGTTCGGCGGGCCGGACCTGGACACCCTGTACATCACGACGTCCAGCTACAACCTGCCGAGGCACCACACGCAGACGGCGGCCGGCGCCATCTTCGCGATCAAGCCGGGCGCCCGCGGCGTGCCGGTGAGCCCGTTCGCCGGCTGA
- a CDS encoding uracil phosphoribosyltransferase, whose product MRTHVVDHPLVAHKLTALRDETTETPAFRRLTDELVTLLAYEATRDVRTEQTEIVTPVAPTTGQRVCRPSPLVVPVLRAGAGMLDGMIRLLPMAKVGFLGMIRDEQTLTASTYAQRLPDRIDGKQCYVLDPMLATGGTLAATCQLLLERGASQITCVCLLAAPEGLARMADDLGDADVAVVTAAVDERLNEHGFIVPGLGDAGDRLYGAVR is encoded by the coding sequence ATGCGCACGCACGTCGTAGATCACCCGCTCGTCGCCCACAAGCTCACCGCGTTGCGCGACGAGACCACGGAGACGCCGGCCTTCCGCCGCCTCACCGACGAACTCGTCACGCTGCTCGCCTACGAGGCGACCAGGGACGTACGCACCGAGCAGACCGAGATCGTCACCCCAGTGGCGCCGACCACGGGACAGCGGGTGTGCCGGCCGTCGCCGCTCGTGGTGCCCGTGCTCCGTGCCGGCGCGGGCATGCTGGACGGGATGATCCGGCTGCTGCCGATGGCCAAGGTCGGCTTCCTCGGCATGATCAGGGACGAGCAGACGCTCACCGCGTCCACGTACGCGCAGCGGCTGCCGGACCGGATCGACGGCAAGCAGTGCTACGTGCTCGACCCGATGCTCGCGACCGGCGGCACGCTCGCCGCCACCTGCCAGCTGCTGCTCGAGCGGGGCGCGAGCCAGATCACCTGCGTCTGCCTGCTGGCCGCGCCCGAGGGGCTCGCCCGGATGGCCGACGACCTCGGCGACGCGGACGTCGCCGTGGTCACCGCCGCGGTGGACGAGCGGTTGAACGAGCACGGCTTCATCGTGCCCGGGCTGGGTGACGCGGGCGATCGGCTCTACGGCGCGGTACGGTAG
- a CDS encoding PH domain-containing protein, with the protein MNVLTPRNYAPASVSRYLLPAEKQVISVRMHPVVLAKSFFITIGVLILGAAVSSRLPSESPVQALVWLPGLAVVGWFVVRAVQWWVDWFTITEKRFILTTGIITKKVAMMPLTRVTDMSFRRSPAGRILGYGEFVLESAGQDQALRSVPYLPYPEQMYRRVCLWIFPERVEDVTPEEVEEEEQEAEDTAASS; encoded by the coding sequence ATGAACGTACTGACGCCGCGTAACTACGCGCCGGCGTCCGTGAGCCGGTACCTGCTCCCTGCCGAGAAGCAGGTCATCTCGGTGCGCATGCATCCCGTGGTGCTGGCGAAGTCGTTCTTCATCACGATCGGCGTGCTCATCCTCGGTGCGGCGGTGAGCAGCCGGCTGCCCTCGGAGTCTCCGGTCCAGGCACTCGTCTGGCTCCCCGGGCTGGCGGTTGTCGGGTGGTTCGTCGTCCGCGCCGTCCAGTGGTGGGTGGACTGGTTCACCATCACGGAGAAGCGCTTCATCCTCACCACCGGCATCATCACGAAGAAGGTCGCGATGATGCCGCTCACGCGTGTCACGGACATGAGCTTCCGGCGGTCGCCGGCGGGCCGGATCCTGGGCTACGGCGAGTTCGTCCTGGAGTCCGCGGGTCAGGACCAGGCGCTGCGGTCCGTGCCCTACCTGCCGTACCCGGAGCAGATGTACCGCCGCGTCTGCCTGTGGATCTTCCCCGAGCGGGTCGAGGACGTGACCCCCGAGGAAGTGGAGGAAGAGGAGCAGGAAGCCGAGGACACGGCAGCCAGCTCGTAA
- a CDS encoding cold-shock protein, whose protein sequence is MVQGTVKWFNAEKGYGFITPDEGGNDVFVHYSAITTRGYRTLEQDQRVEFETVQGPKGLQADQVTPL, encoded by the coding sequence ATGGTCCAGGGAACCGTCAAGTGGTTCAATGCCGAGAAGGGCTACGGATTCATCACCCCGGACGAGGGCGGCAACGATGTCTTCGTGCACTACTCGGCGATCACCACACGCGGGTACCGCACGCTGGAACAGGATCAGCGGGTGGAGTTCGAGACCGTTCAGGGCCCCAAGGGGCTGCAGGCTGACCAGGTGACACCCCTGTAA